TGTTCAAGCGCTTCAGCAACTGTTATTCTTTCACTTGGATTCTATGCAGCATATTCTGACAGATTAAGAGGAAATTAGTTATTAATTACTCATGATATTTACGTTCTACATATAAAAGAGCGTTGGAAAAATTACTGAACAAAAGTGAAAGTTCAACAAGCATATAAAAGTTTCATCTTTGATATTTGCTAAAATTTTAAACGGGAGCATGCATATAGTTGGATATTGGGATAGATGGAGAATTTAATATCTTAAATTGAAGAACTCACTGATAGAAAATTTATTCCTGCTGGTTCAAGACCTTGAATTACTTCCGTAAGATTCTAAAGGAAGAACATATGACTAAAAATTAGTTCTTTTAAGATTAATGCTACCAGAGGGTGAAGGGAAATAACTACACGGAGATCCTGCATTACCTTAGGAGGAAAAACTGTTTGCTTGCTGATAGTGGGACACAATGTGATCACTCTA
This genomic interval from Apium graveolens cultivar Ventura chromosome 8, ASM990537v1, whole genome shotgun sequence contains the following:
- the LOC141678832 gene encoding cell division control protein 2 homolog gives rise to the protein MVMGHHLFGESCRSPELLNNICSILGTPNEEMWPRVITLCPTISKQTVFPPKNLTEVIQGLEPAGINFLSNMLHRIQVKE